In one window of Drosophila innubila isolate TH190305 chromosome 2L unlocalized genomic scaffold, UK_Dinn_1.0 4_B_2L, whole genome shotgun sequence DNA:
- the LOC117780078 gene encoding tetratricopeptide repeat protein 19 homolog, mitochondrial isoform X2: MIVKNFSKFTQIFARLRCARGVNVNSNDYSIRVQNNLKLNSEGCRSLCGLYQRQKEEDEYRQRSSSRSSPLPHPSLLFTAAFSFNFLGGSNGDKDQEETPESKLVNTIKRSILCIQNDQYDKAEQMLHLALRMAQDMQSSKGITYVYDLMANLAMEREQFKKAEKLFVDVMRRLMSDGHTEDSPKILHISSKIAHMSQLQGELEKSFQGFTWTLHRLGKLVKSTPEDTDILELYGLTKNWY, encoded by the coding sequence ATGATAGTAAAGAATTTTAGTAAATtcacacaaatatttgcacgACTGCGATGTGCGCGCGGTGTGAACGTCAATTCGAATGACTATTCAATCAGAGTGCAAAACAACTTGAAACTGAATTCGGAAGGATGTCGATCCTTATGTGGCCTTTATCAAAGGCAGAAAGAGGAAGATGAGTACCGACAACGTTCCTCGTCTCGCTCTTCGCCCCTTCCGCATCCAAGTTTGCTGTTCACCGCTGCgtttagctttaattttcttggTGGCAGCAACGGCGACAAGGACCAGGAAGAGACACCAGAATCAAAATTGGTGAATACTATAAAACGCTCGATTCTCTGCATACAAAATGATCAGTATGACAAGGCCGAGCAAATGTTGCATCTGGCGCTTCGTATGGCCCAAGATATGCAGTCATCCAAGGGTATTACGTATGTGTACGATCTAATGGCCAACTTGGCCATGGAACGCGAGCAATTTAAGAAAGCAGAAAAACTATTTGTCGACGTAATGAGGAGATTGATGTCGGATGGGCATACAGAGGATAGTCCCAAGATATTGCACATAAGTTCGAAAATAGCGCATATGTCACAGCTGCAAGGTGAATTGGAGAAAAGCTTTCAAGGGTTCACATGGACACTGCATCGACTGGGCAAACTGGTAAAGAGTACGCCCGAAGACACTGATATACTGGAGCTATATGGCCTGACAAAGAATTGGTATTGA
- the LOC117780078 gene encoding tetratricopeptide repeat protein 19 homolog, mitochondrial isoform X1 encodes MIVKNFSKFTQIFARLRCARGVNVNSNDYSIRVQNNLKLNSEGCRSLCGLYQRQKEEDEYRQRSSSRSSPLPHPSLLFTAAFSFNFLGGSNGDKDQEETPESKLVNTIKRSILCIQNDQYDKAEQMLHLALRMAQDMQSSKGITYVYDLMANLAMEREQFKKAEKLFVDVMRRLMSDGHTEDSPKILHISSKIAHMSQLQGELEKSFQGFTWTLHRLGKLVKSTPEDTDILELYGLTKNWFGQLLMKQGKYDEAKNLFKEALDILICVYGTLNDASVTILNNISVAYVNLENYAEAKETLLHALAVAKELKDVTQEGIIQANLGLVYLREGLLKEAENFCKLAWKTGKSHENADAIEQAEYCLNEIKSSMKG; translated from the exons ATGATAGTAAAGAATTTTAGTAAATtcacacaaatatttgcacgACTGCGATGTGCGCGCGGTGTGAACGTCAATTCGAATGACTATTCAATCAGAGTGCAAAACAACTTGAAACTGAATTCGGAAGGATGTCGATCCTTATGTGGCCTTTATCAAAGGCAGAAAGAGGAAGATGAGTACCGACAACGTTCCTCGTCTCGCTCTTCGCCCCTTCCGCATCCAAGTTTGCTGTTCACCGCTGCgtttagctttaattttcttggTGGCAGCAACGGCGACAAGGACCAGGAAGAGACACCAGAATCAAAATTGGTGAATACTATAAAACGCTCGATTCTCTGCATACAAAATGATCAGTATGACAAGGCCGAGCAAATGTTGCATCTGGCGCTTCGTATGGCCCAAGATATGCAGTCATCCAAGGGTATTACGTATGTGTACGATCTAATGGCCAACTTGGCCATGGAACGCGAGCAATTTAAGAAAGCAGAAAAACTATTTGTCGACGTAATGAGGAGATTGATGTCGGATGGGCATACAGAGGATAGTCCCAAGATATTGCACATAAGTTCGAAAATAGCGCATATGTCACAGCTGCAAGGTGAATTGGAGAAAAGCTTTCAAGGGTTCACATGGACACTGCATCGACTGGGCAAACTGGTAAAGAGTACGCCCGAAGACACTGATATACTGGAGCTATATGGCCTGACAAAGAATTG GTTTGGGCAGCTGCTAATGAAGCAAGGCAAATACGACGAGGCAAAGAATCTATTCAAAGAGGCCCTTGATATCCTTATTTGTGTTTATGGCACCCTTAACGATGCTTCAGTAACAATTTTGAATAACATCAGCGTGGCTTATgttaat CTTGAAAATTATGCGGAAGCAAAGGAAACCCTTTTACATGCTCTAGCAGTTGCCAAGGAACTCAAGGATGTCACACAGGAGGGCATTATTCAGGCCAATCTGGGATTAGTATATCTGCGAGAAGGTCTTCTCAAAGAAGCCGAAAACTTTTGCAAGCTTGCTTGGAAAACGGGTAAAAGTCATGAGAACGCCGATGCTATTGAGCAGGCCGAGTATTGTCTAAATGAGATTAAGTCCAGCATGAAAGGCTAG
- the LOC117780077 gene encoding protein catecholamines up, giving the protein MSKQLANLQPSKFKFYQKVALGILLTAIVLSLPELCQSQGNPSFKYSREANENFDAKQAPPVNHDHDHHHHDHDHHDHDHHGHDHGHDHHGHNDHYEHHHHAKPAAKLDMKSIWLHSMGSTLLISAAPFVLLYIIPLDNSEAMKPRLKVLLAFASGGLLGDAFLHLIPHATHPHSHGEHGHDHGHDHHHHDHHGEGEGHAHAHDMSVGLWVLGGIVAFLSVEKLVRILKGGGGGHGHSHGTPKPKTAAKDKEPASGDKKKASTKPSKTVAKKEDEEGEVEISGYLNLAADFAHNFTDGLAIGASYLAGNSIGIVTTITILLHEVPHEIGDFAILIKSGCSRRKAMLLQLVTALGALAGTALALLGAGSSDGSSAPWVLPFTAGGFIYIATVSVLPELLEESTKLKQSLKEIVALLTGVALMIVIAKFE; this is encoded by the exons ATGTCTAAACAATTGGCTAATTTGCAGCCgtcaaagtttaaattttatcagaaAGTTGCACTCGGCATTCTACTTACAGCCATAGTGCTATCCTTGCCGGAATTATGTCAGAGTCAAGGCAATCCCAGTTTTAAATACTCCCGcgaagcaaatgaaaatttcgATGCTAAGCAAGCACCGCCGGTAAATCACGATcacgatcatcatcatcatgaccATGATCACCACGATCATGATCACCATGGACACGACCACGGTCATGATCATCATGGACATAACGACCATTATGAACATCATCATCACGCAAAACCGGCGGCAAAATTGG ATATGAAGAGCATTTGGCTGCATTCGATGGGCTCCACATTGCTTATCAGTGCCGCTCCCTTTGTGCTGCTCTACATTATACCGCTCGACAACAGCGAAGCGATGAAACCAAGACTGAAAGTTTTGCTTGCCTTTGCATCCGGCGGACTGTTGGGTGATGCATTTCTGCACTTGATTCCACACGCCACACATCCACATAGCCATGGGGAGCATGGCCATGACCACGGTCATGACCAccatcatcatgatcatcatgGGGAGGGCGAGGGTCATGCCCACGCACATGATATGAGTGTTGGCCTTTGGGTTCTTGGTGGCATTGTTGCCTTTCTGTCTGTGGAGAAGCTGGTACGCATTCTGAAGGGCGGCGGCGGTGGACATGGTCACAGTCATGGCACACCGAAACCCAAGACAGCTGCCAAAGATAAGGAACCAGCATCTGGAGATAAGAAAAAAGCCTCAACAAAGCCAAGCAAGACAGTTGCCAAGAAAGAGGATGAAGAGGGTGAAGTGGAGATATCAGGCTATCTTAATTTGGCTGCAGACTTTGCACACAACTTTACCGATGGCCTAGCCATTGGTGCTTCCTATCTGGCTGGCAACAGCATTGGCATTGTAACCACAATAACCATACTGCTGCACGAAGTTCCGCATGAGATTGGTGATTTTGCCATCCTCATCAAATCTGGCTGCTCGCGTCGCAAGGCCATGTTGCTGCAGTTGGTGACAGCTTTAGGTGCCTTGGCTGGCACTGCATTGGCTCTCTTGGGTGCAGGAAGCAGCGATGGCAGCTCAGCACCATGGGTATTGCCTTTCACAGCCGGTGGCTTCATTTATATTGCCACGGTCAGTGTGCTGCCAGAGCTATTGGAAGAGTCGACGAAGCTCAAACAATCCTTGAAGGAAATTGTGGCGCTTCTTACTGGAGTGGCTTTGATGATTGTTATAGCCAAGTTTGAATAG